In one Nicotiana tomentosiformis chromosome 6, ASM39032v3, whole genome shotgun sequence genomic region, the following are encoded:
- the LOC104090509 gene encoding serine/threonine-protein kinase D6PKL1-like → MHLEAMGGLPGTSEITESIEDLNPESKMDDDILNTGKQYCMKDDINKLFEAIEIRTSHRGVKDALNKSAMKRPMRCSPARASGFDNSEPASLKQAFRGLCISQASELAAVKKRSSKASRLSGVSETGAAKRLYRPIAVQVNGPEHTVNEGIGNLMEISLIPDMSMSNPSDKITDYEHVPIKEKSTYAAYSCHLSKDAMKHGAKISEISAGDEAFPHSTDICSGYLKEVSEQKDVLELPHSSTATSANKVEAQMMPSPDEAPTFVIPADKKQAQDFDLVSCSSIFSTRNKVIRPTSSSPNLMRPVSRSRTFVKKKVASVLTSSSKQSNGDNDLSCSTSEIACQTPEHVLRNNQKEEDKESSESCCANSIEVSSSMLDASVTKPGLSSSSCNRTRSIVTKGDERSLSREKGEISQSSKSSIGDYSSTTSVSEESYRSGSSRSGCRPHMSKDLRWEAIRCVLKQHGNISLKQFKLLKKLGGGDIGTVYLSELMGTNCLFAVKVMDNDFLTSRRKMTRAQTEKEILQILDHPFLPTLYAHITNDKYSCLVMEYCPGGDLHVLRQKQPNKNFSEQAARFYVAEVLLALEYLHMLGVIYRDLKPENVLVREDGHIMLSDFDLSLRCAVNPMVVKSSSPVVKPPKTSSPCSESSCIDPFCLHPSWQVSCFTPRFLSAAGKTRKLKADIAAQVTPLPQLVVEPTDARSNSFVGTHEYLAPEIIKGEGHGSAVDWWMFGIFLYELLYGRTPFKGPGNEDTLANVVSQCLKFPAYPMVSSSARDLIRRLLQKEPENRLGAEKGAAEIKQHSFFEGLNWALIRCETPPELPRFCDLGNVIPDTNQQNKESAKPQKEFKSIGEDIEFEMF, encoded by the exons ATGCATCTAGAAGCAATGGGCGGTTTGCCTGGTACTAGTGAAATTACGGAGTCAATAGAGGACTTAAATCCTGAATCTAAAATGGATGATGATATCCTGAACACTGGTAAACAGTATTGTATGAAGGATGATATTAACAAGCTGTTTGAAGCTATAGAAATTAGGACTTCCCATAGAGGTGTCAAAGATGCATTGAATAAAAGCGCAATGAAGAGACCAATGAGATGTAGCCCCGCTCGAGCATCAGGTTTTGATAATTCTGAGCCTGCAAGTTTGAAGCAGGCCTTCAGAGGATTATGCATCTCTCAGGCATCAGAGCTTGCGGCTGTGAAGAAGCGGTCGTCAAAAGCGTCCAGGCTGTCAGGTGTCTCAGAGACAGGGGCTGCCAAAAGACTTTACAGGCCCATCGCTGTGCAGGTAAATGGCCCTGAACATACTGTCAACGAAGGTATAGGGAATTTAATGGAGATATCCCTCATCCCAGATATGAGTATGTCAAATCCTTCTGATAAGATTACTGACTATGAACATGTGCCCATTAAAGAAAAATCTACTTATGCTGCCTATTCTTGCCATCTTTCTAAAGATGCAATGAAACATGGTGCAAAAATAAGTGAAATTTCAGCCGGAGATGAGGCTTTTCCACACTCAACTGATATTTGTTCTGGTTACTTAAAAGAAGTGTCTGAACAGAAAGATGTTTTGGAACTACCACATTCTTCAACTGCCACTTCTGCTAATAAAGTTGAAGCCCAAATGATGCCATCCCCAGATGAAGCTCCAACATTTGTAATCCCAGCAGACAAGAAGCAGGCACAAGATTTTGATCTTGTTTCTTGCTCATCTATTTTTAGTACTCGAAATAAAGTCATCAGACCTACTTCTAGCAGTCCAAATCTGATGAGACCTGTTTCCAGAAGTAGAACCTTTGTTAAGAAGAAAGTCGCTTCTGTTCTCACCAGCAGTTCCAAGCAATCTAATGGTGACAATGATTTGAGTTGTAGTACAAGTGAGATTGCTTGTCAGACACCTGAACACGTACTGAGGAATAATCAGAAAGAAGAGGATAAGGAATCTTCAGAATCATGTTGTGCTAATAGCATAGAAGTTAGTTCATCTATGCTGGATGCAAGTGTTACCAAACCTGGTCTCAGCTCAAGCAGTTGTAACAGAACAAGAAGTATAGTTACAAAAGGTGATGAAAGATCATTGTCAAGAGAAAAGGGGGAGATATCTCAAAGTTCAAAGAGTAGCATCGGGGATTATAGCAGCACCACGAGCGTTAGCGAGGAAAGCTATCGCAGTGGGTCTAGCCGCAGTGGCTGTCGACCTCATATGTCCAAGGATTTGAGATGGGAAGCCATTCGTTGTGTTCTGAAGCAGCATGGAAACATTAGTTTGAAGCAATTTAAGTTGCTTAAAAAACTTGGCGGAGGGGACATTGGGACTGTTTATCTATCTGAACTAATGGGCACAAACTGTCTGTTTGCTGTGAAAGTTATGGACAATGACTTTCTGACCAGCAGGCGGAAGATGACAAGAGCGCAGACTGAAAAAGAAATACTGCAAATACTGGATCATCCATTTCTTCCTACGCTCTATGCCCATATTACCAATGACAAATATTCATGTTTAGTGATGGAATATTGTCCAGGAGGTGATCTCCATGTACTCCGACAAAAGCAACCCAACAAGAATTTCTCTGAACAAGCAGCCAG ATTTTATGTCGCTGAAGTTCTTCTTGCTTTGGAATACCTTCACATGCTTGGAGTCATATACCGAGACTTAAAACCAGAGAATGTCTTGGTTCGAGAAGATGGTCATATCATGCTCTCCGACTTTGATTTGTCTCTTAGGTGTGCTGTTAATCCTATGGTGGTGAAATCATCATCTCCTGTCGTTAAGCCTCCAAAGACGTCTAGTCCATGCTCGGAATCTAGCTGCATAGATCCCTTTTGCCTACATCCATCCTGGCAAGTATCCTGCTTCACCCCTAGATTTTTATCTGCCGCAGGTAAGACACGTAAGCTAAAAGCGGATATTGCTGCACAAGTCACACCTTTGCCACAGCTGGTAGTTGAGCCAACCGATGCCCGTTCCAACTCGTTTGTAGGAACCCATGAGTACCTGGCACCAGAGATCATCAAAGGAGAAGGTCATGGCAGTGCAGTAGATTGGTGGATGTTTGGTATCTTTCTATATGAACTGTTATATGGAAGGACACCTTTCAAAGGACCAGGAAATGAGGATACATTAGCCAACGTGGTTTCTCAGTGTCTCAAGTTCCCTGCATATCCTATGGTTAGCTCTAGTGCGAGAGACTTGATCAGACGGTTGTTGCAGAAGGAACCGGAGAATAGGTTGGGAGCTGAGAAAGGGGCAGCAGAGATAAAGCAGCATTCTTTCTTTGAGGGACTGAACTGGGCGTTAATACGATGTGAAACACCTCCAGAACTGCCTAGATTCTGTGACTTGGGAAATGTAATCCCTGATACCAACCAACAGAACAAGGAGAGTGCCAAGCCTCAAAAAGAGTTCAAAAGTATAGGAGAGGATATTGAGTTTGAGATGTTTTAG
- the LOC104090508 gene encoding uncharacterized protein, whose translation MSEEAPFYPREKLVEKQKFFQSVHKHTYLKGRYDKITSVAIPAALAATALFMIGRGIYNMSHGIGKKE comes from the exons ATGTCAGAAGAAGCACCTTTCTATCCCAGAGAAAAGCTTGTTGAGAAGCAAAAGTTTTTCCAAAGTGTTCACAAGCACACATACCTGAAAGGTCGTTATGACAAGATCACCTCAGTGGCCATTCCAGCTGCTTTGGCAGCTACTGCTTTGTTTATGATT GGGAGAGGGATCTACAATATGTCTCATGGCATAGGTAAGAAGGAATAA